Part of the Melospiza georgiana isolate bMelGeo1 chromosome 17, bMelGeo1.pri, whole genome shotgun sequence genome, GCCATGTCCCCAATTCCATGGGGTCTCCAATATCCTGTGGGGTGTAGATCCTGACCTGAGGGGGCCCCTCGTGGGTGGGCACGAAACTTGCACCCCTGGTTCGGAGCTGGGTCCCCAGCTGAGGCCAGGATGGCTGCAGCCCATCCTCCCCCAATCCCCACAGGAACTGCTTCATCTCATTGGGTTTGTTTTCACCTGAATGGTGACATTTTGTGTGACATTTTCTACCTCCGCTGGGGCCGGGGGTGGCAGGGCCTGGCTGGCACCACTGCGGGGTTTGTGCGGGGCCGCCGGCGTTCCCCGGGTTCCCCAAAGTGGGATTCACCCCCAGCCGTTCTCCCCTCCTGGGCTGGCATCCCTTCCCAGCCGGGAGCGTTTCCATTCACTCCTTCATCAGCATCACCCCCCTCCAGCTCCGCAGCACCAACCTGAGCTGGgaccctccctccctcccctgacctcaccctgtgtcccccctgcctgtccccagcccctgctccgcctgtcctggctgctcctgcctccccagaGGAGTGGGGCTGCTCGGGCTCTGGGTTTgaatgtgtccctgctcctgcccagatCCACCGGCtcccacagaggggctgtgctgaaTGTACCCTGTGCCCCCCGGCCGGGACTGTCctgggggctgtgtgtgtgtgtgtgtgtgtgtgtgtgtgtgtgtgtgtgtgcaggggctgacaggggtttgcagggcaggggagctgtTGGACCCCCCAGCCTTGTGCTGCCCCCCTTGCCCCCACACCCACGGCCCCTGTgccttccctgcatcccctgtgcccctgccatGGCTCCAAAGGGTTCTGGCCTCTGTCTGCCCCGAGCCACAGTGccaagccctgcctgggcaggggagTATGGGCAGCACTGAGAGCCCCTCTGTGCCATGGGGCACCGTGTGAGGCACTGGAGGATGGGAGAAGTGGGATGGGAGAGCTGCacctgggagctgtggggatgtggggtCCCCGAGGGCCACTGtgggtgcccagccctgtgacaTGGCCGGGCTGGCAGGGGTGTGGTGGCAGTGGGGTGGCATCACGTTGCTTTTGTTTCCCATTTCTTGGTAGCTGGGGtgacagcaggctgggctggccatCGCTGGGTTCACTGGTGCTAACTGGTGCTAACTGGAAGCCTTGGAAACCCTTTGGAGGAGGGTgcagagcatggctggggctgggcagggggctggaccCCTGTCACCTGCACGGCTCCTCCACTGCCACCGTCACGGCAGCCCCGGGGGTCTgtgctggtggggctggagctgccccgggggtctgtgctggtggggctggagctgccccgggGGTCTGTGCTGGTCGGGCCGGGCtggagctgtccccagggtcTGTGCTGGTCGGTCAGGAGCTGCCCCGGGGGTCTGTGCTggtggggcaggggcagccccgggggtCTGTGCTGGtcgggcaggggcagccccgggggtCTGTGCTGGTCGGGCCGGACTGGAGCTGCCCCCGGGGTCTGTGCTTGTGCTGGtcaggcaggggcagccccggctGGGGCGGCTCTGGGGCCGGGTCTCTTTTCCTCAGGGAAGGtgggggcagcagccaggggtgccgGGGCTCCCTGCAGGCATCAAGCAGTGTCACCGCAGCCCCTGAGCGGTGCCCAGGCGgtggcagctcctccctgggtCCGGCTCACAGCGGATTTGTGGAAGGGCATGTGGGGACTGTGTGCCAGCATCGGGCGGCTCCTCTgggctccctctgcccctgcccgTGCCCACCCCAGGGCAGAGACGCCGTTCGGGCATGCCCTTCACGCCGGGGTTCGTGTGGGGACCCCAGGGCCACGCTGGTGGGTGGAGGGACACTTTTCTATGCACTCAAGCCACGGTaccctcagccctgggctgctctgggcagaggATTCTGGCCACGTGTGGGGTTCGGGGGGACCCCTCAGTCTCACTCCTGCCCCAGGccaccccctgtcccctcccagcctgtgccacagcagcagcagccaaacccagcGCCCTGTCCCCCCCTGCCCGctggggtgacaggggacaCGACCGGGGCCAGgatgggcacagctccaggggtgCTCGAGCTCCCGCTGGGGATGGCGGGGTTCTGGTCCCTGGGAGTGTCACCCAgagtggcagcagggctgctccagcttcaGGGAGTGAGAGAAGCTCGTTCTGGCAGGGGCTGCCGAGGGGTCTCAGCCGCATCCCTGCACACCCCGGCGCTGGGACCCGGCGGCTGCTGTCACGTACTGTAAATACTCTGTGTGCCACCTTCTTCTCTGGGACCCTCGGCGCGGGCGGGGGCGAGCGGGAGGCCGGGGTCCGTCCCGAGACTTTTTTGTATACCACAAactttttgtatatttttaattttgctgcaACATGAGATATTAAATTCATTTCAATAAGCCCTGCCTGTGGGATCCTGTCCTTGTCGGCACCTCCAGCTCGCAGCTGGGGCTCCAAAGCAGGGCAGGATGGTTCCTCTCTGTCCCGGACTGCTCGGGGACATCATTAGCAGGGCGGGATGGCTGTGGCAGCGCTGCCTGCCTGGTGTGGTGGCCCTGGCGTGGTGGCCGGCAGGGAAGGGGTGCACAGGCAGGATGCAGCATCTCGGGGAGGAAGCTGCCGGACACGGCACTGCCGGGCcagcctcagcctcctcctgcccctgccggAGGCCCCGAGCCCCGGCAAACCCCAGAACCACGGTGGGTTCAGACCCCACGGGCAGCTGTGGGGACGGagcgctggaggcagctgtgtgggctcctgccagggctgttATCAGTGCCAGGGCCGTTCCCAGTGCCAGGGCCGTTCCCAGTGCCAGGGCCCCGTGCAAACAGGACAGgatgtgggcagggagggctgggagcccccagggctgccccatgAGGACGGGGCTGATGTGGGGTCATAGGGAAGCAGAACCAGCCCCAGGAAAGAGCCCCGCagtgaggggcaggggctgctccacaGGCACCATCAGCACCTGCTTTGGTCCCAGCACCTGCTCCAGTCCCATCTCAGCCCACTGCAACCCCAGTCTGCCAAATCCCAGACCCAGTCTTGGTATAAATGTCAACACCAGCACCAGTCTAAGTCCCTGTTCCAGTCCCATGTCGGCCAACTTCAGCCCCTACTTCTGCCCAAGTAATAGCTCAGCCCCTATCCCAGTGCCAGTCCTGTCCcagtccctgtgccagcccagtcccagtcccagtctcagtgccagcccagcccagcccagcccagtcccagcaccccccaggagaggcaggaacTCACATCCCAGCGATCCTGGTGGAGTTTCCGACACAGGAAAGCGCCGCGGCGCCGAGCGGGGCAGAGGGGGCGGCCGCAGCACCGCGTCCTGCCATGGACAGCGAGGCCAAGAAGGGGAAGAAGGTgcgtggggctggggctggggtccGGGGGGCGGCCAGGAAGGGGGAGAGGGTGCCATGCACAGGTTTGAGAGGCCCCGCACCCCTCCCACAGCACGGCGGGGAGAATGGAGCCACCCAAACAGTGCGAagggccagcagagaggctcTCAGCTGTTACCCCCCACGCCCCGGGTGCTGGGTGCCACAAACCCCGTGTGTGGGGGCCGGGGTTGGGTACCCGGTGCTGACCCGTCCCCGTGCCCGTTCCCCTGCCAGGGTTTCGTGTCGCCCATCAAGCGGCTGGTTTTCCCCAAGGCGGCGCGGAGGGCAGCGCTCCGCAGCAGCGTCTACCGGCGCCCGCTGCACTCCGTGCCCCTCTACCCCCCCGACTACCTGATCGACCCCCAGATCCTGCTGCACGACTACGTGGAGAAGGAGGTGAAGGTAAAGGGATCCCCAAAAGTGCCCGGGGTCACTGATTGCTTGGGGCGGGGTTATGAGGCCACCACACCGTGCTGAGATCCACACTCAGAGTGGCCAGAGGGGTCCGGGTCCCCTCCCTGCTCAAACACCCAGGGTGGAGGGTGGTGCCGTGGGTGTGCAGGGAGGAACCCCTAAATGCAGGATCTCCCCGAACCTCAGGGAGATGTGTCCTGACCTTGGGGCCATGCCCCAGCCTCCCCAAGCTGCCCTGGGCTTTCCTTCCCCCAGTTTTTAGGCCATCTGACATGGGTGACATCGTCGCTGAACCCCTCCAGCCGGGatgaggtgctgcagctgctggacaCGGCCAGGGTAAGAGGGGTCCCCGCTCCCCAGAGGGTGGGCACGGGGTACCGCACCCTGCCGGGTGCCCCACGCAGCCCCCGCGCTCTGTCCgtgcagcagctgaaggagctgccgCTGCAGACCACGCCGGAGCAGGACAGCATCCTCAGCCTCTCGGCGCGCTGCCTGCTGCTCACCTGGCGCGACAACGAGGAGCTCATCCTGCGGATCCCCACACACGAGATCGCAGCCGCCTCCTACCTGCGCGACGATGCCCTGCACCTCCTCATCCTCAAAACCGGTGCGGGGGTCCGGCCGGGGGCCACCAGCCGAGCCCcgaggggctgtgaggggctgtgaggggctggagaTGGGTGTCAGAGTCTATCAGGGTGGCAAAATCCCGCCTTGTCCCTACCTTGGTGTGTCCCATCCTCTCCTACATAACGAGCACCGgaggggtgtccccagcccactGAGgctcccacatccccatccccctgcatccccctgggctggtggcacagggaggccggggcaggggctggggacccGGCAGGGTGGGCAGCGCAGCCCCCCGCCCTGACGCCCTGTCTGTCCCCGCCCCCCAGGCCTGGGAGTGGACCCGGTCCCCGCCGGGGCGCACCCCGAGGCGGCCCCGGCCGGTTTGCCCGAGGCGTTTCCCGCAGAGAAGCGAGCGGGGGGCTCGTGGCCGGAGGGGCGGCTCGGGGGCGCGATGGAGCGGCGGCACACCATCTGCAGCCTGGACtggcgggcggcgcggggcgggcagGAGGCCCGGCAGGGCGGCAGCCtggagcggcggcggggcggcagctgggagcggcggcagcgcgggCGGCCCTCGGGCAGCTGGGAGCGGCGGCAGCCGTGCGGCGGCAGCTGGGAGCGGCGGCGGGCCGGCACCGCCGGCGGCAGCTGGGAGCGCGGCACCGGCTTCGGCAGCTGGGAGCGGCGGCACGCCGGCAGCAACCCCCTGGACCCCCAGGAGCCCTGCCCGGACGCTTACTCCAACCTCATCATCCTCGCCGTGCCCAACAGGGTGAGCGGTCCCGGCGTGTGCCGCCCACCGGGGCTCGCCCACCCAGCGGCGCTCACTGCCCGCCGCCCTTGCCCTGCAGGATGCTGGGGAGGAGTCCTGTGCCCTCATCTGCCAGGTGTTCCAGATCATCTACGGCGACCAGAGCATCGAGTGCGTGGACAGAGCCGGCTACCACTACACCTCCACGCCCACACGGCCCTGGCTCTCCAGCAGGAGTGAGTGGATGCAGACAAGAGTGGGAACATTGAATGGGGTGTCATGGGGCACACGGGTGGGGGTACATGGACACACGGGTGGGGGGTTTGTCTCTGCTATGAGgtctctgctctccttccccagGCGAGAGCTGCCGCACAGATGGGACATATGGCTACGATGCTGActacagctgctgcagctccttgtgAGTCTGGCTCCCCCAGGGTGCCCTTGGACTGGGGTGGGTGCCACTGGACCCCCAAGGTGCCCCTGGGTGGGTACCCCTGCCCTTGGCTGGGCGCTCACTGCAGTGATGCCCCAGCCCCATGTGATGgtgggtgctgtgcagtgggtgggtggcagctgggcacacagggggcacagggacccaCTGACCCGTGTTCTCCCCAGCAATGGCTCCCACGAGACCTTTGAGGCGTACTACAGCGGCACCTCCTCGCCCTCCTTCCACCGCTCCCACCACAGCCTGGCCACCGCCTGCAGTGGCAGTGACCAGAGTGGcgcagggctggagcagctgcaggactACATGGTGACGGTGAGGGCACAGGGACGGGCACAGGGACACGCAGCAGGccggcagtgccagcagctggggcaggggaggaggcTGGTGTGAGCTccctgtgcagagagcagcagtgggacacagggtggggggctgggggctgtgtgctgctggtgtCCCCAAGCCAAACCCGTCCCTGTGTCACCACAGCTGCGCAACAAGCTGTCACCACAGGAGATCCAGCAGTTTGCCATCCTGCTCCGTGAGTACCGGCTGGGCACGCCGGTGCAGGAATACTGCACGGAGCTCCTGCGCCTCTACGGGGACCGCAGGAAGTTCCTCCTCCTGGGTGAGTGTCTGCAGCCACCCCTGGTGATGTCTGtgcatcccctggggacatggggctgGTGCTTCAGGGGACGTCAGGACCCTGTTGCTTACTGGGATGGGACAAACCAGTAGGGCTGGGTACCCTCCTGAGGGTTACAGTGCCTGTGACAGGAATGAGGCCCTTCATCCCTGACCAAGACATCGGGTACTTTGAGACCTTCCTGGAGAGCATCGGGATCCGGGAGGGCGGGATCCTCACTGACAGCTTCGGCCGCATCAAGCGCAGCATGAGCAACACGTCGGCCTCGGCCGTGCGCAGCTACGACAGCTGGTCCCTGCGCTCCGAGAGCGAGTCCTTCAACCGCATCATCACCGACATCACCCACGACATCGAGGCGCTGGCAcgggatgaggaggaggaggaggaggaggaggaagaggacaACTACCTGTGAGCCAAAACCCGGCTGTGCTCTCTCTGCTCGCTGATGCGGTGCTGCACCtccaggagcagcctcagcaggtgcccagctctgccccagaaCCAGGGAGGGTGAATTTGTCCCTGTGGGAGGGGACAGGtctctgcactgccctgtcaGCTCTTGTCGAGGCTGTTGGAATCgcagggcagctgtggctgtgggggAGACACATGTGCTGTAATTTCTGCGGATTTCAATTAaatgctggggctggggaaagggGTCGCTGTGGTGTGGggtgagctgggcagggggctgctgaactgggctgggctgggcacctgCCCACTCCAGTGTCACCTGGAGGTCACCACCAGGGTCCGGGTGCTGCCGGCTGTTCCTGGCTGGCTCCAGGGGATGCTCAGAGCAATGGAGGGGATCAGCATGAATGTGCTGGGAGAGGAAAGTGCTGGTGGCCGCTGCTGCCTGCGACGCTTGTGCGACACTCGTCCGGCCGCGGGCTGCGGGTGTTTCACAAAAGGAAGTTCCTGCCCGGGCCTGGCTTCCTGCGGTCccgccctgcagcccctccgcCGCCGGGGGACCGGGCCGTGCTCCCGCCGCCCCATGGACCTCAGCTGATGTTCCCTGGGCACCATCCCCGAGCCGATTCCCCCTGGCCACTGGATCCCAACATCCCACGGCTGCCGGCCCTTGGCTGATGGCCCCGAGCCAACATTCCCTGGCCCCGTGTCCCTTGGTGAGGACTGCGGGAcggctctgca contains:
- the CCM2L gene encoding cerebral cavernous malformations 2 protein-like — encoded protein: MDSEAKKGKKGFVSPIKRLVFPKAARRAALRSSVYRRPLHSVPLYPPDYLIDPQILLHDYVEKEVKFLGHLTWVTSSLNPSSRDEVLQLLDTARQLKELPLQTTPEQDSILSLSARCLLLTWRDNEELILRIPTHEIAAASYLRDDALHLLILKTGLGVDPVPAGAHPEAAPAGLPEAFPAEKRAGGSWPEGRLGGAMERRHTICSLDWRAARGGQEARQGGSLERRRGGSWERRQRGRPSGSWERRQPCGGSWERRRAGTAGGSWERGTGFGSWERRHAGSNPLDPQEPCPDAYSNLIILAVPNRDAGEESCALICQVFQIIYGDQSIECVDRAGYHYTSTPTRPWLSSRSESCRTDGTYGYDADYSCCSSFNGSHETFEAYYSGTSSPSFHRSHHSLATACSGSDQSGAGLEQLQDYMVTLRNKLSPQEIQQFAILLREYRLGTPVQEYCTELLRLYGDRRKFLLLGMRPFIPDQDIGYFETFLESIGIREGGILTDSFGRIKRSMSNTSASAVRSYDSWSLRSESESFNRIITDITHDIEALARDEEEEEEEEEEDNYL